In Acidimicrobiales bacterium, the genomic window GAGGAGCGGGAGCGCCGACCCGCACAGGATCAGGGCCCGGCGCCGCGAGCGTCCGGCCGCCTCCCTGCCGTCGGGGTCGGTCCTGCGCTCCCTACCCGGCGTGGAGGCCATTCCGACGAGCGTACCGTCGCCCCGGTCCGAACTCCCGGGGCGTCGGCGGCGCTACTGGCGGGTGCGGAACCAGTCGAGCGTCGCCCGGCAGCCCTCGTCGAGCACCGTCCAGGGCCTCCACCCGAGGTGGATGGCGGCCCGCCCCGGGTCGACGGACGACCTGGCCAGCTCGCCCGGGCGGGGCGGCGCGTACACGGCCGGTTGGCGGACGCCGGCCTGGCGCGCCATCGCCGTGTAGAGGTCGTTCACCGACGTCTCGGTGCCGGTGCCGACGTTCATGAGGAGCCCGCCACCGCGCTCGGCGGCGCGCACGAAGGCGTCGACCACGTCGTCGACGTAGACGAAATCTCGCGTCTGGTCACCGTCGCCGAAGATCGTGCACGGCTCCCCGGCCAGCAGGCGGCCGGCGAAGATGGCCACCACGCCCGCCTCGCCGTGCGGGTCCTGGCGGGGCCCGTACACGTTGGCCAGCGCCAAGGCCGTGTACTCCAGCTCGTGCAGCTGGCGGTATGCGAAGAGGTAGTCGCCCACCGCCTTCTTGGCCACTCCGTACGGCGACTCCGGTCGCAGCGGGTGTGATTCCCGCACCGGCAGGTCGTCGGCGTCGATGGTGCCGTAGATCGTCCCGCCGCTCGATGCGAACACCACCTTGCGGGTCCCGGCCACGCGGGCGCCCTCCAGCACCTTCAGCGACCCGACGATGTTGACCTCGGCGTCGAAGGCGGGGCGGTCGACCGACACCCGCACATCGGCCTGGGCGGCCAGGTGGTACACCACCTCGGGCTTGCGCCGACCCATGAGGTCCACCAGCTGGTCCGAGCGGATGTCGAGGCGCTGGAACGTGAAGTCGGTGCCGCTCCCCCGACCGGCGCGCGCCTCGGCCAGGTTGGCGAGGGTGCCCGTGGACAGGTCGTCGACGGCGTCGACGGCGTGACCCTCGGCCAGCAGCCGGTCGACGAGGGTGGAGCCGATGAAACCGGCGCCACCGGTGACGAGGACCTTCACGAGAGGGGCAGCCGAGCTCCGTCGAGCAGCGCGCCCGGCGGCACCTGCACCCCTTCGCCCACCACGGAGAGCCCGGTGACGCGGGCTTCCTCGCCGACGACGGCAGCTGGTCCCACGATCGAGCCCTCGACCATGGCGCCGGGGCGCACGACGGCACCGGGCAGGAGGACCGAGCCGTTGACGGCAGCTCCCTCGACCCGGCACCCGGCGCCGACGACGGAGCCCGTCACGACGGAGTCCTTGCCCACGTAGGCGGCGTCACCGACGAGGGAGCCGGCTCCGACCCGGCCGTCGACCACTGGGCGGCCGAGGACCCATGACCCGTCGCCGGCGAGACGGGCGCCGGCCGCGGGCGGCTCCGAGCCACCGCCGTCGAGGAGGTGGAGGTTCGCCTGCAGGTACAGCTCGGGTGTCCCCGTGTCGGTCCAGTAGGCGTCGGAGGCCAGCGCGTGCACGGCGCCCTCCGCCGCGAGCTTCGGGAAGATGTCGCGCTCGATGTTGACCCGGCAGCCGTCGGCGATGCGCCCGACGACCTCCTGTTCGAGGACGTAGAACCCGGCGTTGATCAGGTTGGTCGGCGCCGTTCCCGGCGCCGGCTTCTCCAGGAACGCCAGCACCCGACCCGTGGCGTCGGTGGGGACGACGCCAAAGGACGACGGGTCGGCGACCGGCGTGAGGGCGATGGTGGCCAACCCGCCCCTTTCGCCGTGGAACCGGACCAGGGCGCCCACGTCGACGTCCGACAGGACGTCGCCGTTCACGACGAGGAAGGCGTCGTCCACCTCGGCGTGCAACGCCGCGAACCGGATGGCGCCGGCCGTGTCCAGCGGCGCCGGCTCGACGGCATAGGTGAGCCTGGCGCCGGCACAGCGGTCTTCGGGGAACGCAGCGAGAAAGGCGTCGGGCTTGTACCCCATGGAGAGCGTGACGTCGACGATCCCGTGGGCGGCGAGATGGGCGACGACCCGCTCGATCATCGTGACCTCGGCCACCGGCAGCATCTGCTTGGCGATGGTGAGGGTGAGGGGACGGAGACGGGTGCCCTCGCCGCCGACGAGAACGACTGCTCTCACGGCGACGAGCTGGGGGACGTCGCTCCGGTGGTGGACGGCGTCGTCGCCGCGGTGGTGGCGGGGCTGCTGTCCGACGTGGACGGCGCAGTGGTGCCCGGTGTGGTGTCGCCGGGGGCCGAGGACGGTGTGCTCGTCGGCGCGGTCGACGGAACGGTGAGGCCGGGGCTGCCCGGGACGTCGTTCAGCTTGTCGAGCTGGCCGGCCGACGGCGGGTCCTTGGGCACGTCGGTGCCGGACGGGACGAAGGCGATGACGAGCAGGTCGCGGTCGCGGAGGCGGATCTTCTTCGGGTCGCCGTCCACCTTGTCGCCGTTCAGGTAGACCTTCAGGCTCGCCTTCTTCTTGTCGGGACAGGTGCCGCCGTTCTTGTAGTTCTCTCCGCCCGGCACCTGCACGTGCGAGGCACTGACCTTGAGACCGACCGTCTCGGCGAACACGCCGAAGGTGGCGTTGCGGCCCGACGCCGCCTTGGTGAACGGATGGATGTGGACGACCCCGTCCCCGTGCGTGTGGATGCCCCTCGGATCCTGGTCGCTCTGGATGGGAGGCAGGAACTGGCCGCAGACGTAGATGCCGTAGGCCGCATGCCAGTGGTCGCCGGCGAACTGCTTCTGGCCCGGCAGACTCGGAGGACGCGGCTTCTCCGACTTGAGCGGGTTGGACGCAGCCTGGCGCTCGTTCCGGCTGGTCACGATGACGAGGGAGCCGAGGAGGACCACGATGGCCATGGCGCCGTACCAGCCCCAGGGCCGGGCGCCACGGGCCGTGCGGCCACCGCCGGTGCTCGCGGCGCGGGCCACCTTCTTGTTGCTCGAAGCCTTTCCCATTGGGTGGAACCTACCGTGCCGCCGGCGACGCCAGCGCCCGCTGGGCGCACGCCATGCCCGCCCGCACGACCAGACCACCCGCTACGAGTGGCAACAGGGCCGCCTGCGGTCCGGTCGTCGTCCGTCGGAAGAATCGCAGGAGCGACCGGTGGTGCTCCACGATCATGCGGTACGGATGGAGATCGGACGAGACACCCTGGGCGTGGACCACGCGGGCCGCCGGCTCGAACGCGACCTTCCAGCCGGCGCGGGCCGCCCTCCAGCACAGGTCGACGTCCTCGGCGTACATGAAGTACGCCTCGTCGAACCCACCGAGCGCCACCCACGCGTCACCGCGGACGAGGAAGCATGCGCCGGACACCCAGTCGGCGTCGGCAGTGCCGGCGTGGTCCCAGTCGAGCATGCGGTAGCTGCGGGTGAAGCGGTTCCGCGGCGCCACCAGGCCGAGAAAGGCGTGCCCGAGGGCGACACCGAGATCGGGGAACGTGCGCGGCGACGGGTACAACGAGCCGTCCACGTTCTCGACCCGCGGGCCCACGATCGCCACACGGCGATCGACGTCGAGCACGGCCGTCATGGCCTTCACCGCGCCGGGTTCCAGCACCACGTCCGAGTTGCACACGAGGAGCAGGTCTCCGGTGGCGACGGCCGCAGCCCGGTTGGCCGCCGCCCCGTACCCGAGGTTGCCTCCCGTCGGGAGGAAACGGGCGCCCGGGTCCGACGCGGCCAGCGCCTCCTCGGACCCGTCACCGGAGTCGTTGTCGGCGACGACGACGTCGTCGATCCCCTCTGCCCGCAGGCTCCTGACGCATTCGACCAGGTGCCGGCGCGCCTTGTAGTTGACGACCACGGCGCTCACGCGAGCGGCCGCGCCCGAGCTCACGAGCGGCGGTCCGGCGGGCGGAACCGGTAACGGACGAGGGCGGTGAGCGCCCTCGCCGTGTCGCGGGCTGCGAACTTGCGGCCCTCGTCCTGGGCCCGGCCGGCGAAGGAGATGGGCACCTCGTAGATGCGCACGCCGCCGCGCAGCAGCTTGGCCGTCACCTCCGGCTCGAAGTCGAAGCGGTCCGACTCGATGGTGATGCCGTCGAGCACCGAGCGGGCGAACAGCTTGTAGCACGTCTGCACGTCCGACAGATTGGTGTTGTAGATGACATCGGCGGCGATGCTGACGAGGCGGTTCCCGAGGTGGGCCCAATAGGGCGACGTCTGGTGGGCACCGAGGAAGCGGCTCCCGTACACGACCTGGGCCCGCCCTTTCAGCACGGGCGCGAGCAGCGTGGGCCAGTCCTCGGGGTCGTACTCGAGGTCGGCGTCCTGGATGAGCACCAGATCCCCGTGGGCCCGGGCGAGGGCCGTGCGGATGCAGGCACCCTTGCCCTGGTTGGCCTGGTGGCGCAGGACCATGACGGTGGAGTCCTCCATGGCCGACAGCACCTTGTCGGTGCCGTCGGTGGAGCCGTCGTCGACGACGACGATCTCGAGGTCGAGGCCGCCGGGCAGCTCGACGCGCCGCATGCGGCGAAGGATCTCTCCGACGGTGGCCCGTTCGTTGTACACGGGGACGAGGACCGACAGGCGCCTGTAGGCGGGCGCCTCCGGCTCAGCGTGCACCGTCCAGCACCTCCCGGAAGTAGTCGGCGGTGCTGGCCAGACCGGTGCGCAGGTCGACCTGCGGGCGCCAGTCGAACAGGGTGGCGGCAAGGGTGGTGTCCGGCCGGCGGCGCCCGGGGTCGTCGACCGGCAGCGGCTCGGTGACGATCTCCGAGCTCGATCCCGTGACCTGCACGGCCAGCTCGGCCAGCTCCAGGACGGTGTGCTCCGCCGGGTTGCCGATGTTCACCGGGCCCGCGTACGAGGAGTCGAGGAGCGCAAGCAGACCCCGGACCTCGTCGTCGACGTAGCAGAAGCTGCGCGTCTGCGACCCGTCGCCGTACACCGTGATGGGCTTGCCGGCCAGGGCCTGGACCAGGAAGTTCGACACGGCCCGTCCGTCGTCGGGGCGCATGCGGGGACCGAAGGTGTTGAAGATCCGGGCGATGCGCACGTCGACGCCGTGGAACCGGTGGTACGCCATGGCCATGGCCTCGGCGAAGCGCTTTGCTTCGTCGTAGACGCCCCGGGGGCCGACCGGGTTGACGTGACCCCAGTAGTCCTCCGCCTGCGGGTGCACCTGCGGGTCGCCGTACACCTCGCTGGTGGAGGCGAGGAAGAACCGGGCGCCCTTGTCCTTGGCCAGGCCGAGCAGGTGCAGGGTGCCGAGGCTTCCGACCTTGAGGATCTGGATCGGCATGCGAGCGAAGTCGGCCGGCGACGCCGGACTGGCGAAGTGCAGGACGGCGTCGACGGGGCCGGCCACGTGGACGAAGTCGCTGACGTTGTGGCGCTGGAGGCTGAAGCGCTCGTGGCCGAACAGGTGGGCGAGGTTCTGGAGGCGGCCCGTCAGCAGGTTGTCGATGCCCACGACACGGTCACCGCGCTCGACGAGCCGATCGCACAGGTGCGACCCGAGGAACCCGGCCGCACCCGTGACCACCACCCTCATCGGCCGAGCCCAACGTACGTGAACCCCTTCCGGCGCACCGCGGCGGGGTCAAGCAGGTTGCGGGCGTCGACGATGCTGGGCTGGGCCATCACGCCCCGGACCTTGTCGAAGTCGAGCCAGCGGAACTCGTCCCACTCGGTGAGCACGACCAGCACGGCCGCTCCCTCGCACGCCGCGTACGGATCGTCGACCCGCGTGACCCCCTCGGTGCCCCCGACGTTCGCGGGTGAGGCGGCGGGGTCGTACGCCCGCACCACGGCGCCGAGACTGCGGAGACGGGCGATCACCTCCAGCGCCGGTGACTGGCGGGTGTCGTCGGTGCCGGCCTTGAACGAGAGGCCCCACGCACCCACGGCGACGCCATCGAGCGATCCGCCGGCCAGGCGCACCACCTTGGCGACGACGCGCCGGTGCTGCTCGTCGTTCACCGCCAGCACGCCGCGCAGCAGGCTGAAGTCGTAGCCGGCGTCGTCGCCGATGCGCAGCAGCGCCTCGGTGTCCTTCGGGAAGCACGATCCTCCCCAGCCGGGACCGGGCTTGAGGAACTCGAACCCGATGCGCTTGTCGTATCCCATCCCGAGCAGCACCTCGCGGACGTCGGCCCCGACCGCCTCGCACAGGTTGGCGATGGCGTTGACGAACGAGACTTTGGTGGCCAGGAAGGCGTTCGACGCGTACTTGATGGCCTCGGCGGAAACGGGATCGGTGACGATGAGCGGCGCCGCGAGGCGCTCGAACAGGGCGGCCACGCGGGTGGCCACCGCGTTGTCGATGCTGCCGATCACGATGCGGTCGGGATGCAGGCAGTCGTGCACGGCGGAGCCCTCCCGCAGGAACTCCGGATTGGACACGACGTGCACGTCGGGGCGTCCCACGAGCTGCTCGACCATGCGGGTCGAGCCGACGGGCACCGTCGACTTGTTGACGATGACGGCGTCATGGCGGAGGAGTGGGCCGATCTCCCTCACGGCCGCCTGGACGTACCCCATGTCGACGGACCCGTCCGCGGCCTGCGGCGTCGGCAGGCACAGGAACACGAACTCGGCGTCGCGGACGGCGTTGGCGGCGCCGATCACGAACGACAGGCGGCGCGCCGCCAGGCCCTTGCGGACCAGCTCCTCGAGCCCGGCCTCGAAGATGGGGATCTCCCCCCGGCCGAGTCGCTCGACCTTCTCGGGCACCACGTCGGCGCAGACGACCTCGTGACCGAGAGAGGCCAGGCAGGCCCCCGTGGTGAGGCCGACGTAGCCCGTTCCGACGACTGCGATCCTGCTCACGACACGGGCTCGGGCTCGGATGGCGCGGTCAGGTCGTCGAGAAGGACGCGCACGAGGCGCTCGAGCGGATCGTGGAAATCGGGCAGGAGGGGGAGGCCGGAGAGGCGGAGGGCGGCGTTGTCGAGGACCGCCCAGGCCGGGCGGGGCGCAGGACGGGGCGGGTCGAGCGCGCTGGTCGGTATGGGGTGGACCACGTTCGGGTCGAGATCTGCGGCGGCGACGATGGCGCGGGCGAAGCGGAACCATGTGGTGGCGCCCTGGTTGGTGACGTGGAACGTCCCGGGCAGGTGGGCGACGACGAGGAGGGCGATCATGTGGGCCAGGTCGTCGGCGAAGGTGGGGCAGCCGTGCTGGTCGTCGACGACCTTGAGCCCTTCGGGGCCGGCTGCGACGGCGGCTTGCAGGATCGTCTTCACGAAGTTGCGGCCGTATCTGCCGCACACCCACGCCGTGCGCACGACCGTCGACCCGGGATCGAGCTCGCCTTCACCGCCCAGCTTCGACCGCCCGTACACCGAGCGGGGGCCGGTGGCGTCCCATTCCGTGTACGGCCGGGCGGCGTCACCCGGGAACACGTAGTCCGTCGACACGTAACAGACCCGGGCGCCCACCAGCCGGGCGCCCTCGACCACGTGGCGGGTGCCGAGGGCGTTGATCCGGTAGGCCCGGTCGGGGTCGAGCTCGCACCCGTCGACGTTCGTGAAGGCGGCACCGTGGACGACGGCGTCGGGACCGACGCTCGTGATGCACTGCAGCACGCTGTCCCGGTGCCCGAGGTCCAGCACGGTGCTGTCGGGGGCGATGACCTCGTGGCCGGCGAACGCAGCGGGCAGCTCGCGGCCCAGCTGGCCGCTCCCGCCCGTGACGAGGACCCTCACCGCATGGCCGAACGGAGCGGCGCCCACCAGTCGCGATGTTCCCGGTACCAGGTCACCGTGGCAGCCAGGGCCTCGTCGAGCTGGCGCCGGGGTGCCCAGCCGAGGGCGCGCACCTTGGCGTCGTCCACCGAGTAGCGCCGGTCGTGGCCGAGCCGGTCCTCGACGTACTGCACGCTCGACTCGTCGGCGCCGAGCAGGGCCAGCAGCCGGTCGACGAGCAGCCGGTTCGGCACCTCGTTGCCGCCGCCGATGTTGTAGATCTCCCCGGCGACGCCGGCCCGCAGCACGAGGTCGACGGCGGCGACGTTGTCGTCGACGTAGCACCAGTCCCGCACGTTCAGGCCGTCGCCGTACAGCGGCACCGGAAGGCCGTCGAGCAGGTTGGTGACGAACAGCGGGATGACCTTCTCGGGGTACTGGTACGGACCGAAGTTGTTGGACGACCGCGTCACGACGACCGGCATCCCGTAGGTGGAGAAGTAGGACAGCGCGATGAGGTCCGAGCCGGCCTTCGAGGCGCTGTACGGAGAGCGGGGGTCGAGTGCGTCGGTCTCCTTCGAGGACCCGGTGAGGACCGAGCCGTACACCTCGTCGGTCGAGATGTGCACGACCCGGGCGACCTCCAGGCGGCGGGCCACGTCACAGACGACGTTCGTGCCCAGGCAGTTCGTGCGGGCGAACTCGTCGGGACTGACGATCGACCGGTCGACGTGGCTCTCCGCCGCGAAGTGCACGACCGCGTCGTGGCCCGCCATGGCGTCCTCGAGCGGCGCCCGGTCGCAGATGTCGCCCTGGACGAGCCGGAAACGGGGGTCGCCCTCGAACTCGGCGAGGGTGGCCTTGTTGCCCGCGTACGTGAGGAGGTCGTAGACGGTGACCTCGTCGTCGGTGGTGGCCAGGATGTGGCGCACGTAGTTCGAGCCGATGAAGCCGGCGCCCCCGGTCACGAGCAGTTTCACAGGGAGTGCAGGCTATCCGCGCCCCGCGGCGGCCCCGTCGTCCCAGTGTGCGGTCGACCCGGTCGATCGGAGCTCCGACCGGCCCGGCGCGTGGCGGTGGCCCTAGCCGAGGTCGACCACCGAATCGTCGCCCAGGACCACCCGGGTGGCGCGGGGGCGCTCCGCGCTGCGGGTGACCTCGGCCCGGCGGCCGATGAGGGAGTCGGTGATGCGACCGCCGTCGATGATGCGACTGTCCTCGAGCAGGACGGAGTGCTCGACCTCCGAGTTCACGACCTCGCAGTCGTGGTAGATCGCGGTGAACGGGCCGATGTAGGAATCGACGATACGGGTGCCCTCGCCGATGATCGCCGGTCCCCGCACGGTGGACCGCTGGATCCGCGCCCCGGGCTGCACCACCACCCGCCCGTCGATGCGGCTCTCCTCGTCGACGGTGCCCTCGATGCAGCGGTCGAGCGTCTCGAGGATCAGCCGGTTGGCCTCCAGCAGGGGCGTCAGCTTGCCGGTGTCGATCCACCAGCCGTCGAGCACCTGGGACCGCACCTGGTGGCCCTGGTCGAGCAGCCACTGGATGGCATCGGTGATCTCCAGCTCGCCGCGCGCCGACGGCTCGATGGCCCGCACGGCGGTGTGGATGTTGCGGTCGAACAGGTAGACGCCGACGAGGGCCAGGTCCGACGGCGGCTCGGCCGGCTTCTCGACGAGACGCACCACCGCCCCCGTCGTGTCGAGCTCGGCCACCCCGAAGCGCTGGGGATCGGGCACCTTGCACAACAGGATCTGGGCCACGGCGTCGCCCCGGTCGGCCTCGAAGTGGTCGACGAACTCCTTGACCCCCTGGTGCAGGAGGTTGTCGCCCAGGTACATGACGAAGTCCTCCCCACCGAGGAAGTCGCCGGCGATCAGCACGCAGTGGGCCAGGCCGAGGGGCGCCTCCTGGGGCAGGTAGGTGACCTCGAGCCCCCAGCGGGAGCCGTCGCCCACGGCCGCCTTGATCTCGTCGCCGGTGTCGCCGATGACGATGCCGACCTCGGTGATCCCGGCCGCCGCCATGTCCTCGAGCCCGTAGAAGAGGATCGGCTTGTTGGCCACCGGTACCAGCTGCTTCGCGCTGGTGTACGTGATCGGCCGCAGCCGGGTGCCGGCCCCGCCCGACAGGATCAGGCCGCGCACGGCTGCTCCCTCCCGGTCCGGGGCGTCAGCACGACGGTGCGACCGGTGCACGTGCGCCGGTGGTGGTGGGGGCCGCCGTGGCCGCCGCCTTGGCCGCCGTGGTGGCGGTGGTGGCGGGCGACGCGCCGGGCGCGTCCTTGACGCCGACGAAGCCGCTTCCGGTGGTGAGGACGAGGTCGCCGCCCTTGAGCGAGCCGTCCTCGACGAGGCGGGACCTGCCGTCCACGTAGGCCTGGAGGAGCTGGGCCTTGGGAAGCTGGCCCTTGCCGTAGCGGATCACCGTCTGCGGGTTGGACGCGGAGGGGGCGTCGCCCGTGCCGGCCACGCCGAAGTCGGCGCGGGCCAGCGCCTTCGCCGCGTCGCCCGCCTGGCCGTCGGCTCCCGTTCCGTTCAGCACCCGCACCCGCACGGTTCCGGGCAGCACCTTCGGCGGTGCGGCCGCCCCAGCCGGGTCGGCGGGCGGCGGTGCCTTGCCGATGAGGCGGTCGATGATCTGGCTCGCCTCGGGCTGCTTGAGCTTGAGCACCGAGGCGCCCCGCTCACGGGTCCCCACCGTCGGCAGCGGGAGCATCTCCACCGCCTCGGGCTCCAGCGAGTGGAACCGCTTGGCCAGGCGGAGGATGTCCTTGGTGGAGAAGGCGTCGTCGATCTTCACGTTCGGCACGGCGCTGCTGATGATCGAGTTGAGCCGGACCGGGTTGCGCCCGACCTTGGAGGCCTTGCCGAGCACCCGGCGGATGAAGCTCTGCTGGCGTTCGATGCGCCCGAGGTCGGCGGTGGGGTCGATCCGCCACTTGCCGCTCTCGAAGTACTCGTAGTTCCGGCTGCGGACGTAGGACAGGGCGGTGTTCCCGTCCATCTTCACGCACCCCGGGTTGGCCACGTTGAGCCCGCTCTTCTTGTCACGGGCGGGCGAGGGGAAGTAGATGCTCACCCCGCCGATGGCGTCGACCAGACCGCGGAAGGTGTTGAAGTCGACCTGCGCGTAGTGGTCGATCTCGATGCCGAGCTGGTCCTTGATGGTGGCGATGAGGACCTGCGGGCCCTTCTCGAACGCCGAGTTGATGCGCCGGGGCGACGTGCTCTTGCCGTCTGAGATGACCACCGAGAGGTCGCGTGGTATCGACATGAGGGCGGCCTTCTCGGATCGCGGATCGACGTGCAGGACGATGATGGTGTCGCTGCGCTCGCCACCGACCAGCGATTGGTCGCCGAACTGCTCGGCCTCATCGGCCGAGATCTGCTCGCGACTGTCCGATCCCACGAGGAGGACGTTCATCGGCTGGCCCGGGTCGTCGTCGCCGCAGTTGCGGAGCACTTCGCACAGGGCCACCTTGTCGACCTTGCCGAACTGCCACTTCAGGTAGGCGTAGGTGACGCCGGTGAACACCAGGCAGAGGGCAACGAACACGTTGACCCCGATGAGCAGCCGACGGGGCCACCGGCGCGGGTGGGCGACCGGGGATTCGTTGGCCACGAAGGCCGAGGCTAGCAGCGCGCCCTCGGCGACCCGGGGTCATCCGGGGCTCCGTCAGGAGACCGGAAGGCCCAGCGAACGGCTGATGACGAGGCGCTGGATCTCGCTCGTCCCCTCGCCGATCTCGAGCACCTTGGCGTCCCGGTAGAAGCGGCTGACGGGGAACTCGTCCATGAACCCGTACCCCCCGAAAACCTGCGTCGCCTCCCGGGTCGCGGTGACCGCTGCCTCGGTGGCGAACAGCTTGGCGATGGCGGCCTCCCTCGTGAACGGGCGTCCGTTGTCGCGCAGCCACGCCGCCCGGTAGGTGAGGAGCCGCGCCGCGCCGGCGGCCACGACCAGGTCGGCGCACTTGAAGGCCACGGCCTGGTTGGCCCCGATCGGGCGCCCGAAGGCGGTGCGGTCGGCGGCATACGCGGTGGTGAGCTCGAGGCAGGCCTCGATCACGCCGAGGGCCAGGGCGGCCAGAGCCACGCGGCCCTCGTCGAGGACGGCGAGGAACTGGGCCATCCCCCGCCCCCGCTGGCCGAGGAGGTTGGCGGCCGGCACCCGGCAGTCGGTGAACAGCAGGCCGTGGGTGTCCGACGCGTGCCAGCCCATCTTCCGGTACGGCGCCAGCACCTCCATTCCGGCCGTTCCCGCCGGGACGACGATGGTGGAGATCTCGCCCGGTCCGGTCCGGGCGGTGACGTTCACCAGGGCCGTGATCGGGGTCCCCGAGTTGGTGATGAAGCACTTCTCGCCGTTGATGACCCACTCGTCCCCGTCGAGCTCGGCCCGCGTGGCGGTGGCGCCGGCGTCGCTGCCGGCCCCGGGTTCGGTCAGGCCGAAGGCGCCCAGTGCCCGTCCTCCGCACAGGTCGGGCAGCCACCGTTCGCGCTGCGCGTCCGTGCCGAAGCGGAAGATGGGATTGGCGCCGAGGCCCACCGCCGCTTCGAGCGTGACGGCCAGGGACTGGTCCGCGCGGGCGATCTCCTCGATGGCGACGCACACGGTCGTGAGATCGGCGCCGGAGCCGCCGTACTCCTCGGGGAACGGCAGGCCGAACAACCCCAGGCGCCCCATGGAGAGCACCGTCTCCAGCGGGAAGGTGTGGTCGCGGTCCCAGGCCTCGGCGTGCGGTGCGATCTCGGCGCGGGCGAAGTCCCGCACGACACCCCGGAACGCCTCCTGCTCGGCCGACAGGTCGAAGTCCATCCGGCCCGCAGTTCTAGCGCCTGAGGGCGGTCACGGCGCTCGCCCCCTCGGAGGCGAACCCTCGTGGACGCGGCGGCACCGCCCGTAGGCTCCGGGCCTTGCCCGAACAGTCTCCGCTCGCCGTCGTGGGCGGCCGCCTGGCCACCGGCCTCGTCGACGTGACGTCCGACCTCGGCGCCCTGGACGGCCCGGGCTTCTGGGCCGTCGTGATCCCGTTCGAGGGACCTCCCACCTGCGCCCGCTTCGACCAGGTGCGCCCGGCCACGCCCTGGCCGGGCCGGCGCTGGCTGGGACCGGCGCGCCGCTCGTGGCGGACGTCGCTGGGGCAGGGCGAGTTCCGGGCCGGTGTCGAGGGGATACGGGCCGCCATCGCCGAGGGCGACGTCTACCAGGTGAACCTGACCCGGCGGCTGTCCGCCCCGGCGCCGCCCGGTGCCGACGTGGCCGCTCTCGGCGCCGCCCTGGCGGCCGGGAACCCGGCGCCGTACTCGGCCGTCGTACGCGTGCCGTCGGCCGGCCTGCACGTCGCATCGGCGTCGCCCGAGCGATTCCTGCGCCGCTCCGGCCGCGCCGTCGAGTCGCGGCCCATCAAGGGAACGGCCGCCTCCGCCGAAGCCTTCCTGCCCAAGGACCGGGCCGAGAACGTCATGATCGTCGACCTCGTGCGCAACGACCTCGGACGGGTCTGCGAGTACGGGTCCGTGACAGTCCCCGATCTCTGCCGGGTCGAGCCCCATCCCGGGCTGTTCCACCTCGTGTCGACGGTGGGCGGCACGCTGCGGCCGGACGTCGGCTGGCCCGAGCTGGTGGACGCCGTGTTCCCGCCCGGCTCGGTGACCGGCGCGCCGAAGCTGGCGGCCATGGACGCCATATCCAAGCTCGAGCCGGTCGCCCGGGGCCCGTACTGCGGCGCGGTCGGCTGGGTCGACGGCGACGCCGGCGTGGGCGACCTCAACGTGGCGATCCGCACCCTGTGGCTGGAGGCGGGCGAGGTGCACCTCGGCAC contains:
- the rfbD gene encoding dTDP-4-dehydrorhamnose reductase codes for the protein MRVLVTGGSGQLGRELPAAFAGHEVIAPDSTVLDLGHRDSVLQCITSVGPDAVVHGAAFTNVDGCELDPDRAYRINALGTRHVVEGARLVGARVCYVSTDYVFPGDAARPYTEWDATGPRSVYGRSKLGGEGELDPGSTVVRTAWVCGRYGRNFVKTILQAAVAAGPEGLKVVDDQHGCPTFADDLAHMIALLVVAHLPGTFHVTNQGATTWFRFARAIVAAADLDPNVVHPIPTSALDPPRPAPRPAWAVLDNAALRLSGLPLLPDFHDPLERLVRVLLDDLTAPSEPEPVS
- the rfbB gene encoding dTDP-glucose 4,6-dehydratase — its product is MKLLVTGGAGFIGSNYVRHILATTDDEVTVYDLLTYAGNKATLAEFEGDPRFRLVQGDICDRAPLEDAMAGHDAVVHFAAESHVDRSIVSPDEFARTNCLGTNVVCDVARRLEVARVVHISTDEVYGSVLTGSSKETDALDPRSPYSASKAGSDLIALSYFSTYGMPVVVTRSSNNFGPYQYPEKVIPLFVTNLLDGLPVPLYGDGLNVRDWCYVDDNVAAVDLVLRAGVAGEIYNIGGGNEVPNRLLVDRLLALLGADESSVQYVEDRLGHDRRYSVDDAKVRALGWAPRRQLDEALAATVTWYREHRDWWAPLRSAMR
- a CDS encoding glucose-1-phosphate thymidylyltransferase, coding for MRGLILSGGAGTRLRPITYTSAKQLVPVANKPILFYGLEDMAAAGITEVGIVIGDTGDEIKAAVGDGSRWGLEVTYLPQEAPLGLAHCVLIAGDFLGGEDFVMYLGDNLLHQGVKEFVDHFEADRGDAVAQILLCKVPDPQRFGVAELDTTGAVVRLVEKPAEPPSDLALVGVYLFDRNIHTAVRAIEPSARGELEITDAIQWLLDQGHQVRSQVLDGWWIDTGKLTPLLEANRLILETLDRCIEGTVDEESRIDGRVVVQPGARIQRSTVRGPAIIGEGTRIVDSYIGPFTAIYHDCEVVNSEVEHSVLLEDSRIIDGGRITDSLIGRRAEVTRSAERPRATRVVLGDDSVVDLG
- a CDS encoding LCP family protein, whose protein sequence is MANESPVAHPRRWPRRLLIGVNVFVALCLVFTGVTYAYLKWQFGKVDKVALCEVLRNCGDDDPGQPMNVLLVGSDSREQISADEAEQFGDQSLVGGERSDTIIVLHVDPRSEKAALMSIPRDLSVVISDGKSTSPRRINSAFEKGPQVLIATIKDQLGIEIDHYAQVDFNTFRGLVDAIGGVSIYFPSPARDKKSGLNVANPGCVKMDGNTALSYVRSRNYEYFESGKWRIDPTADLGRIERQQSFIRRVLGKASKVGRNPVRLNSIISSAVPNVKIDDAFSTKDILRLAKRFHSLEPEAVEMLPLPTVGTRERGASVLKLKQPEASQIIDRLIGKAPPPADPAGAAAPPKVLPGTVRVRVLNGTGADGQAGDAAKALARADFGVAGTGDAPSASNPQTVIRYGKGQLPKAQLLQAYVDGRSRLVEDGSLKGGDLVLTTGSGFVGVKDAPGASPATTATTAAKAAATAAPTTTGARAPVAPSC
- a CDS encoding acyl-CoA dehydrogenase family protein → MDFDLSAEQEAFRGVVRDFARAEIAPHAEAWDRDHTFPLETVLSMGRLGLFGLPFPEEYGGSGADLTTVCVAIEEIARADQSLAVTLEAAVGLGANPIFRFGTDAQRERWLPDLCGGRALGAFGLTEPGAGSDAGATATRAELDGDEWVINGEKCFITNSGTPITALVNVTARTGPGEISTIVVPAGTAGMEVLAPYRKMGWHASDTHGLLFTDCRVPAANLLGQRGRGMAQFLAVLDEGRVALAALALGVIEACLELTTAYAADRTAFGRPIGANQAVAFKCADLVVAAGAARLLTYRAAWLRDNGRPFTREAAIAKLFATEAAVTATREATQVFGGYGFMDEFPVSRFYRDAKVLEIGEGTSEIQRLVISRSLGLPVS
- a CDS encoding anthranilate synthase component I family protein — translated: MPEQSPLAVVGGRLATGLVDVTSDLGALDGPGFWAVVIPFEGPPTCARFDQVRPATPWPGRRWLGPARRSWRTSLGQGEFRAGVEGIRAAIAEGDVYQVNLTRRLSAPAPPGADVAALGAALAAGNPAPYSAVVRVPSAGLHVASASPERFLRRSGRAVESRPIKGTAASAEAFLPKDRAENVMIVDLVRNDLGRVCEYGSVTVPDLCRVEPHPGLFHLVSTVGGTLRPDVGWPELVDAVFPPGSVTGAPKLAAMDAISKLEPVARGPYCGAVGWVDGDAGVGDLNVAIRTLWLEAGEVHLGTGGGITWDSTPGGEWEETELKARRLLAVVST